The Agrococcus sp. SGAir0287 DNA window GCAGCTGCTGCACGACGAGGGTGCCGCGTTCCTCAGCCTCTCGGGGTCGCCGCTCGCGACGGAGCCCGGCGTCGAGCGCGAGCGCACGGCCGTCTCCGCCGCCCTCGAGCGCGTCGCGTCCCTGCTCGAGCCCGCCTACGGGTTCCAGTCGCTGCACGACTACAAGCGCAAGTTCCAGCCGCGGTACGAGCCGATGTGGCTGCTGTACCGCGACGAGGGCGACCTCGCGGCGATCGGCGTCGCGATCGCGCGCGCCTACCTGCCGGGCGCCTCCGCGACCGATCTCGTCCGAGCGGGGCTCGAGCTCGGGCGCTGAGGCAGCATCCGCCGCACCGGTCGGTGCGCGCGCGTCAACGGCCGACGCGACGCAGGATCGCGTCCGCCATCGCATCCGGTGCCTCGAGCGGCACCACGTGTCCGCCGGGCACCTCCTGCAGCTCGACGTCGGTGAACCAGTCCGGCAGCGCATCCGCCCACGCGATCGGGAACAGCGGATCCTCGCGCGGCCAGAGCATCGTGGTGGGAACGCTCGACGGCCTGCCGCCGGCGTAGCCGACGTTGTCTCGGTACCAGGCGATCGAGGCGGCGAACGCGCCGGGTCGGGCGTAGGCGCGGACGACGGCGTCGAAGCGCTCCCCCGCCGCGAGGTCGGCCGACGGCGACCATGTCTCGAGCAGGAAGCCGAGGTGCTCGCGGATGGCGTCCTCGCGTCCGTCGACGAGGCGCTCGGCGAGCGGTGTGCGATGGAAGTGCTGGTACCAGAATCGATCGGCGAGCTCGGGTGCTGCCGCCCTCGAGCCGATGCCTGGGTACCCCGGCGTGAGCACGGCGCCGACGACGCGCGTCGGCGCCGCCCGCACGATGGCCTGCGCGATGCGGCTGCCGATGTCGTAGCCGACGACGACCAGATCGTCGTCGTGCGGCAGGCCGGCGAGCACCCGCCGCGCGTGCGCATCCGTCGAGGCATCGCCGGGTGCCAGCGGGCCGTCGAAGCCCTCCCCGAACCCGACGAGCGCGGGCACGACGTGCCGGGTGCGGCCGAGTCGCTCGACCACGAGGTCGTAGTCGGACGGGAGCCCCGGCCAGCCGTGCAGCAGGACGACGATGGGCTCGGACATCGCACCAGCATGCCGTGCATGCCTGTGAGCGTCAGGCGTGCGCGAGCGACTGCAGCCCGATCACCGCCAGCCCCAGCACGGCCTCGGCCCCGAGCACGAGGAGGCGCTGCCACCACGCGATGCGCGCGCGGCGCACCGCGAGCCAGCCGATGACGACGAGCGCGACGATGAGCGCGACGGCGGATGCATGCAGCGCACGAGCCGGCTCCCACGCGCCGATCGCCGCGAGGCCGAGGAAGACGAAGGGCAGCGCGACGCCGCCCAGCGCGCCCACGAGCGTGCCGACGATGTGACGCAGCTCGTCGGTGGTCGGCAGCGACTCGTGGACGACGACGTGGCTCACGACGTCGGCGGTGAAGACGGCGAGCACCGTGCCCGCGAGCGTGATGCCGAGCGTCGCGAGGGCCTCCTTCGCCGTCGGCTCGCCGTGGCCGGCGAGGGCGAGCACGACCGCGAGGGAGGCGAAGGTCAGGTAGATGCGCTCCTTGAGCACGGCCGCGCGCTCCTCGCGGCCCGCCGCGGAGTCGTCGCGTGCGCGCATGGGGTCACGCTACGCCAGCGCCAGCCCTTCCCCCGCGCTGCGCGACCTGGGGAGGATGGAGGCCCGACCCGCAGGAGGAGTCTCGCCATGCCCGACATCGATCGCTACGACGTCGTCGTCATCGGCGCCGGCCCGGGCGGCACCGCCGCCGCGCTGCGCGCCGCCGACCTCGGGGCGCGCGTCGTCGTGCTCGAGGCGGCGCGGCTCGGCGGGACGTGCGTGAACTCCGGGTGCGTGCCCACGCGCGTGCTCGCCCGTGCGGCGCGCCTCGTGCGCGACGCGCGGTCCGCGCGCGAGCACGGCGTCGTCGTCGGCGACGTCACGCTCGACTGGCGCGGCGTCGTCGAGCGCGTCCACGCGCGCGTCGACGAGGTACGGGCGATGAAGCGCGAGGCCGAGCGCTTCGCCGCCGCGGGCGTCGACCTCGTGCAGGAGGGCCGTGCGCGCTTCGTCGATCCGCACACGCTCGAGCTCGACTCCGGCCGGCACGTCGCGGGCGACGCCGTGCTCGTCTGCGTCGGCGGGCACGCGCGCCGGCTGCCCATCCCCGGCGCCGAGCTCGCGATCCTCCCCGACGAGGTGCTCGACCTGCCGGCGCTGCCGCAGCGCGTCGCCGTCATCGGTGGCGGCAACACGGGCGCGCAGCTCGCGACGGTGCTCGACGCGTTCGGCAGCCGCGTCACGCTGCTCGACCTCGCCCCGCGCATCCTCATGGCCTCCGACGCCGCGATCGCCGACGAGGTCACGGCCGCGTTCGTGGCGCGTGGCGTCGACGTGCGGGTCGGGATCGACGGAGTCTCGCGGTTGGCGCACTCGGCGGACGGCGCCATCGACCTCGTGCTCGTGGAGGACGGCGCCGAGCGCACGATCGAGGTCGACGCCGTCATCATGGCCACGGGCTGGCCCGCCGACGTCGACGACCTCGGCCTCGAGCACGCCGGGCTGCGCGTCGAGCGCGGCGCGATACCCGCCGACGAGTACCTGCGCACCGCGGTGCCGCACGTCTTCGCCGTCGGCGACGCGAACGGTCGCGACATGCTCGTGCAGGCGGCGCAGTTCGAGGGAGAGGCGGCAGCGGAGAACGCCGTGCTCGGCGCCTCCGTGCGCGCGCCGCATCGGCTGCTGCCCGCCGGAGGCTTCACGGATCCCGACTACGCCGGCGTCGGCTTCACCGAGGAGCAGGCGCGGGCGCGCGATCCCCGCTGCGTCGTCGCGACGATCCGCTACGACGCGCTCGATCGCGCCGTCATCGACGACCGCGACGTCGGCTTCCTGAAGCTCGTCGTCGACCGCTCTCGCTCGACGGTGCTCGGCGCCCACGCTGCGGGCGAGAGCGCCGTCGAGGTCGTGCAGGCCCTCACGACCGCCATGGCGGCCGGCGTGCGCGTGCAGACCCTCGCCGAGGTGCGCTTCGCCTACCCGACGTACTCGGCGATCATCGGCATGGCAGCGCGGGCGGTGCTCGCGGCGTCGTGAGAGGGTCGGTCGCGACCGACCGGACGCACTCGTAGGGCGGACGGGACTTGAACCCGTGACCGACGGATTATGAGTCCGCTGCTCTGACCGGCTGAGCTACCGCCCCGCGCTCGAGCCTACCGAGGCTCGCTCGTGCGCTCGTCGGCGTCGTCGAGCACGGCGCCGTCGGCGTCGAGCTCGATGCGCCCGGAGTCGGTCTCGAGGTGCGGCAACTCGGTGACGGGGTCGACGACGTCCTCGCCGCGGTAGAGCGCCTCGAAGGTCTCGAGCGTCGTCTCGATGTCGTGCGGCTGCACCATCTGCAGCGACCGGTGGCGCATGCGCAGCCACTCCTCGTCGCTCGCGCGCAGCACGCGCTCGAGCTTGTCCGCCAGGTCGCGCTCGTCGTCCGGGCGGAAGAGGTACCCGTTGCCGTCGACGAGGTGCGGCAGCGCGATGGCGTCGGCGGCGACGACGGGCAGTCCCGACGCCATCGCCTCGAGCGTCGCGATCGACTGCAGCTCCGCCGTCGAGGGCATGACGAAGACCTCGCCGCCGGTGAGGCGCGCGCGCAGCTCCTGCGTGGAGACGAGTCCCGTGAGCTCGACGCGATCGCCGACGCCGAGCTCGCGGGCGAGCCGGCGGAGCTCCTCGACGAGGTCGCCACCGCCGACGATCTGCAGCCGTGCATCGAGGTCGCTCGGCAGCAGCGCGAGGGCGCGGATGGCGACCTCGATGCGCTTCTCGCTCGTGACGCGGCCGACGAAGACCATCGTGCCGCGGTTGCGCGCGGGCGAGACGGTGTAGTCGGAGGCGCGGATGCCGCACGAGATCGCGTGCACGTGACGCAGGCCCGTCATCTTCTCGAGGTAGTCGGCGCTGCGGCGCGTCGGCGTCGTGACGACGTCGCACCGCCCGAACACGCGTCCCGCATCCGCCCACAGCGCGCCGATGAGCGGCTTCTGCGCGGGGCCGGGGATGTTCGAGTGGTCCATGAGGTTCTCGAACATGATGTGGTTCGTGCCGACGAGGCGGATGCCGCGCGCCCGAGCCGCCGCCGCGAAGCCGCGGCCGACGACGAGGTGCGACTGGAAGTGCACGACGTCGGGCTGCAGCGCATCGAGCAGCGAGCCCGCGTTCTGCACGATGCGCCACGGCTCCGCGAAGCGCAGCCACTCGTGGCGCGGGTACCTCAGCGACCGCAGGCGGTGCACCGTGAAGCGCACCCCCTCGTGCTCCTCGACGCGCGTGCCCTGCTTCCCGCGACCCGTGGCGGACGCCACGACGTGCACCTCGTGGCCGCGTCGCACGAGCCCCGCCGCGAGCTGCGTGGCGAACGTCGCCGCGCCGTTGACGTCGGGCGCGAACGTGTCGCCGGTGATGAGGATGCGGAGCGGGTCCGTCACGCGTCGTCCTCCGTGCGGGTCGATGCCTGGAGCTGGGGGTGGTGGCGCGCGAGCTGGAAGACGCCGAACACGGCGAGCCCTCCCGCGAGCACGAAGACGATGAGCGCCCACGGGGGCGTCTGCGCGGCCTCGCCGAGGACCGTGACGCCGATGAGGACGGCGACGAGCGGGTCGACGACCGTGAGCCCGGCGATGACGAGGTCCGGCGGGCCCGACGCGTGCGCGAGCTGCACGAAGTAGCCGCCGAACGCGAGCGCGCCCGCGACGCCGAGGAGGCACAGGATCGTCAGCCACTCGAAGTTACCGGTCGTGATGCGGTTCAGCACGACCTTCATCAGGGTCACGACGAAGCCGTAGAGCACGCCGGCGGCGATGACGTAGAAGATCGCGCTCGCCCGGTCGCGCCACCGCCACCACGCGAGCCCGAGGCCGATGCCGACGACGAGCAGCAGGCTCAGCACCGTGAGCAGCTGCTGGTCGCGGATGGGGTGCTCGACGGCGAAGACCGCCGCGACCGTGACGAAGATGCCGATGCCGACGAGGCAGAACGCGATCGAGTTGATCGTCGGCCGGTCGAGACGATGCCTGGCCACGCGGGCGTTGACGATCGCCGTGACGACGAGCGCCACGGCGCCGAGCGGCTGCACGACGATGAGCGGCGCGAGCGACAGCGCCCAGAGCTGCATGAGCGCGGCGAGGCCGAGCATCACGGTGCCGATCACCCACGACGGGCGGCCGATCAGGAGTGCGAGCTGCCGGAGGTCGAGCGACGCGCCGGACCTGCCCGTCCTTCCCTCCACGAGCGAGACGCCGCGGTGCTGGAACTGCGTCCCGAGGGAGAGCACGATCGCGCCGACGAGCGCGATCGGGATGCCGAGCGCCTGCAACGGCGTCAGCGAGATCTGATCGGTCAGATCGGTGATGTCAGCCAGCCGCACCACTCGACAGTACCGGCCCTGCGCCGTCGATAGCCTTGGCGACATGGCCGTCCTCCCGATCCGCATCACCGGCGACCCGGTGCTCCACGCCCGCGCCGACGAGGTGACCGCGATCGACGACGCGCTGCGCACGCTCGTCGCGGACATGGTCGAGACGATGCACGCGGCGCCCGGCGTGGGGCTCGCAGCGCCCCAGGTCGGCGTCGGCAAGCGGCTCTTCGTCTGGTCATGGACGGATGCGGACGGCGTCGAGTCCTCGGGCGTGGCGATCGACCCGACGCTGTGGATCGCGCCCGTGCCGATCGACGAGCCCACCGAGGACGACGAGGAGGGCTGCCTCTCGATCCCCGGCCCGCGCGAGGCGCTCACCCGATCGCCCGCCGCGATCCTCGAGGCGACGGACCTCGACGGGCAGCGCTTCCGCATCGAGGCGACGGGATGGCTCGCTCGGATCTTCCAGCACGAGTACGACCACCTCGACGGCGTGCTCTACGCCGATCGCCTCGCGCACCGCGAGTGGAAGTCGCTCGAGAAGGCGATCAGGAAGGCGCGCTACGGGCGGCCCGGGCTCTCGTGGACGCCCGGCGTCGACGACGTCGAGGCCTGACGCGGAGGCCCCGCGTGGTTCGAGTCGACCGCGCGAGGGTGCTAGGCTAGCCGGGCTGTTCCCAGCATTCCTCGATAGCTCAATTGGCAGAGCAGCCGGCTGTTAACCGGCAGGTTGATGGTTCGAGTCCATCTCGGGGAGCAGCAGAGGGCCCCACCGTTCGCGGTGGGGCCCTCGTCGTTCCCGGCCGCTGCCGCGCATCCCCTGCCCGCCGCCGTCCCACCTCCCGACCGGGCCAC harbors:
- a CDS encoding alpha/beta fold hydrolase, which produces MSEPIVVLLHGWPGLPSDYDLVVERLGRTRHVVPALVGFGEGFDGPLAPGDASTDAHARRVLAGLPHDDDLVVVGYDIGSRIAQAIVRAAPTRVVGAVLTPGYPGIGSRAAAPELADRFWYQHFHRTPLAERLVDGREDAIREHLGFLLETWSPSADLAAGERFDAVVRAYARPGAFAASIAWYRDNVGYAGGRPSSVPTTMLWPREDPLFPIAWADALPDWFTDVELQEVPGGHVVPLEAPDAMADAILRRVGR
- a CDS encoding dihydrolipoyl dehydrogenase family protein; this translates as MPDIDRYDVVVIGAGPGGTAAALRAADLGARVVVLEAARLGGTCVNSGCVPTRVLARAARLVRDARSAREHGVVVGDVTLDWRGVVERVHARVDEVRAMKREAERFAAAGVDLVQEGRARFVDPHTLELDSGRHVAGDAVLVCVGGHARRLPIPGAELAILPDEVLDLPALPQRVAVIGGGNTGAQLATVLDAFGSRVTLLDLAPRILMASDAAIADEVTAAFVARGVDVRVGIDGVSRLAHSADGAIDLVLVEDGAERTIEVDAVIMATGWPADVDDLGLEHAGLRVERGAIPADEYLRTAVPHVFAVGDANGRDMLVQAAQFEGEAAAENAVLGASVRAPHRLLPAGGFTDPDYAGVGFTEEQARARDPRCVVATIRYDALDRAVIDDRDVGFLKLVVDRSRSTVLGAHAAGESAVEVVQALTTAMAAGVRVQTLAEVRFAYPTYSAIIGMAARAVLAAS
- a CDS encoding glycosyltransferase → MTDPLRILITGDTFAPDVNGAATFATQLAAGLVRRGHEVHVVASATGRGKQGTRVEEHEGVRFTVHRLRSLRYPRHEWLRFAEPWRIVQNAGSLLDALQPDVVHFQSHLVVGRGFAAAARARGIRLVGTNHIMFENLMDHSNIPGPAQKPLIGALWADAGRVFGRCDVVTTPTRRSADYLEKMTGLRHVHAISCGIRASDYTVSPARNRGTMVFVGRVTSEKRIEVAIRALALLPSDLDARLQIVGGGDLVEELRRLARELGVGDRVELTGLVSTQELRARLTGGEVFVMPSTAELQSIATLEAMASGLPVVAADAIALPHLVDGNGYLFRPDDERDLADKLERVLRASDEEWLRMRHRSLQMVQPHDIETTLETFEALYRGEDVVDPVTELPHLETDSGRIELDADGAVLDDADERTSEPR
- a CDS encoding multidrug DMT transporter permease — protein: MRLADITDLTDQISLTPLQALGIPIALVGAIVLSLGTQFQHRGVSLVEGRTGRSGASLDLRQLALLIGRPSWVIGTVMLGLAALMQLWALSLAPLIVVQPLGAVALVVTAIVNARVARHRLDRPTINSIAFCLVGIGIFVTVAAVFAVEHPIRDQQLLTVLSLLLVVGIGLGLAWWRWRDRASAIFYVIAAGVLYGFVVTLMKVVLNRITTGNFEWLTILCLLGVAGALAFGGYFVQLAHASGPPDLVIAGLTVVDPLVAVLIGVTVLGEAAQTPPWALIVFVLAGGLAVFGVFQLARHHPQLQASTRTEDDA
- the def gene encoding peptide deformylase; protein product: MAVLPIRITGDPVLHARADEVTAIDDALRTLVADMVETMHAAPGVGLAAPQVGVGKRLFVWSWTDADGVESSGVAIDPTLWIAPVPIDEPTEDDEEGCLSIPGPREALTRSPAAILEATDLDGQRFRIEATGWLARIFQHEYDHLDGVLYADRLAHREWKSLEKAIRKARYGRPGLSWTPGVDDVEA